The candidate division WOR-3 bacterium genome includes a window with the following:
- the coaBC gene encoding bifunctional phosphopantothenoylcysteine decarboxylase/phosphopantothenate--cysteine ligase CoaBC: protein MGKILIGLTGSVSLYKMPSVIRRLRENGHSTKAVMTLSARKMMGESIFAAVTGSRVYTDTFESYDGFTIPHIDLGKWADVILISPASADFISKLAQGFGDDLLSATVLARGNKLAAIAPAMNVNMWTNAIIQKNAESLRNCEFHFIGPDSGSLACNDTGKGRLADESAIIAECERIMSKGILKGKSILVTAGPTFENIDPVRAITNLSSGKTGTAIAQEAFKQKAECIHFVSPPQIAAPHGCLHHPSLSSKDFLESVSELLPKCDILVMSAAISDYRPSYYSKDKLKRKQEKLILQLEPTEDILLKTAEFRKNVFTVGFALETGDIIQNAQKKIQSKKIDLIIANSENTIGSMFSDATFIDRDGSVIESFEKISKEHLAEKIILYASKAAN from the coding sequence ATGGGTAAAATTCTCATCGGGTTGACGGGCAGTGTTTCACTTTACAAAATGCCGTCTGTCATCAGAAGACTTAGGGAAAACGGGCACTCTACAAAAGCCGTTATGACTTTATCTGCCCGTAAGATGATGGGAGAATCCATTTTTGCTGCTGTGACAGGGTCTCGTGTCTACACAGACACTTTCGAGTCTTACGACGGATTCACGATCCCACACATTGACCTGGGCAAGTGGGCTGATGTAATTTTGATATCCCCAGCCAGCGCCGACTTCATATCCAAACTCGCTCAAGGATTCGGAGACGACTTGCTTTCTGCGACGGTTTTGGCTCGAGGAAACAAACTTGCAGCTATAGCTCCGGCGATGAACGTCAACATGTGGACGAATGCGATAATCCAAAAAAACGCTGAAAGCTTGAGAAATTGCGAATTTCATTTTATCGGCCCAGATTCTGGATCTCTCGCCTGCAACGACACCGGTAAAGGGAGACTCGCTGACGAATCGGCTATTATCGCAGAATGCGAGAGAATAATGTCAAAAGGAATCTTGAAAGGAAAAAGTATTCTTGTAACGGCGGGACCGACGTTCGAGAATATCGATCCTGTCAGGGCTATAACAAACTTATCCAGCGGAAAAACCGGCACGGCAATTGCTCAAGAAGCCTTCAAGCAAAAAGCTGAATGCATCCATTTCGTCAGCCCTCCACAGATAGCGGCTCCCCATGGTTGCCTGCACCACCCCTCTTTGTCCTCAAAAGATTTTCTCGAATCAGTATCGGAGCTACTCCCTAAATGCGATATTTTGGTCATGTCAGCCGCTATTAGCGACTACAGGCCTTCTTATTACTCGAAAGACAAATTGAAGAGAAAACAAGAAAAACTTATCCTTCAACTCGAACCCACCGAAGATATACTCTTAAAAACGGCTGAATTCCGGAAGAATGTTTTCACTGTCGGATTCGCGCTTGAGACCGGTGACATTATTCAAAATGCCCAAAAGAAAATTCAATCAAAAAAAATCGATTTGATCATCGCCAACTCTGAGAATACCATCGGATCAATGTTCTCGGACGCGACCTTTATTGACAGGGATGGATCTGTGATTGAGTCTTTTGAAAAAATTTCAAAAGAACATTTAGCTGAAAAAATTATACTGTATGCCTCAAAAGCCGCCAATTGA
- a CDS encoding ABC transporter ATP-binding protein, whose translation MISIKNIKKKFDSKIIYENLSLDIDEGEKLVIIGQSGVGKSVLLKHMVGLIKPDSGQISVDGENLEEVKVQELFRIRKKFGFVFQGGALFDSMSVFENVALPLVEHSKMNQTEIKSRVSEKLEMVGLKGTEDLETAELSGGMRKRVAIARAIIMEPEYILYDEPTTGLDPILAEHINELIVDLNSRLNITSIVVTHDIASAYSIASRIAMLYKGRIIHSGTTEETKKSKNPYLEQFLLGKIDGPIELN comes from the coding sequence ATGATCTCCATAAAAAACATTAAAAAAAAATTCGACTCAAAAATCATATACGAAAACCTCTCTCTCGACATCGATGAAGGTGAGAAACTGGTCATCATAGGGCAATCCGGCGTCGGGAAAAGCGTCCTTTTGAAGCACATGGTGGGATTGATAAAGCCGGATTCAGGACAAATTTCAGTCGACGGAGAAAACCTCGAAGAGGTAAAAGTACAGGAATTATTCAGAATCCGGAAAAAATTCGGTTTCGTCTTTCAGGGAGGAGCTTTGTTCGACTCAATGTCAGTTTTTGAAAACGTTGCCCTTCCCCTTGTTGAACATTCGAAAATGAATCAAACTGAAATCAAAAGCAGAGTATCCGAAAAACTTGAGATGGTAGGCTTGAAAGGGACAGAGGATTTGGAGACAGCCGAACTTTCAGGTGGAATGAGAAAAAGAGTCGCCATTGCCAGGGCGATTATTATGGAGCCCGAATATATTTTATACGATGAACCGACAACTGGCTTGGATCCAATTCTCGCTGAGCACATAAATGAACTGATAGTAGATTTGAATTCAAGGTTGAATATAACGAGTATAGTGGTAACCCATGATATCGCTTCGGCATATTCAATTGCTTCGAGAATAGCGATGCTATACAAAGGCAGAATAATACACTCAGGGACTACAGAAGAGACGAAAAAATCCAAAAACCCGTACCTTGAGCAGTTTCTTCTAGGGAAAATTGATGGTCCCATCGAATTGAACTGA
- a CDS encoding ABC transporter permease, translated as MKTKIIRNSIDGAYFLFRDWLKNLLVLINSIFLFIVEMLKSFEKPGILLKLTVEQMYFTGNKSLPIIIVSSAAIGLVTTFQAKFQGRGIIPDIYISTALVKATLEELGPLLTGLMLSGRVGAAMAAELGTMKVTEQIDALSAMAINPFRFLVLPRFLAVILMTPVLTIISEISAVTAGYLLATLSMGILHDTFMSGMKFSFMPVELFGGLVKAFIFGMIISIAGTYTGFHADGGAKGVGQATTKAVVSASVLILIADYLVARIFFR; from the coding sequence ATGAAGACTAAAATCATCAGAAATTCAATCGACGGAGCGTATTTCCTTTTCAGGGACTGGCTTAAAAATCTTCTCGTTCTTATCAATTCGATTTTTCTGTTCATTGTTGAAATGCTCAAATCCTTTGAAAAACCGGGAATTCTACTGAAATTGACCGTCGAACAGATGTACTTCACCGGCAACAAGTCTTTGCCGATAATCATAGTTTCTTCTGCAGCTATTGGTCTTGTGACCACTTTCCAGGCCAAGTTTCAAGGCAGGGGTATTATACCGGACATATACATATCTACGGCTCTTGTCAAAGCCACACTCGAAGAACTGGGTCCACTCCTCACAGGCTTGATGCTCTCAGGAAGAGTCGGCGCGGCTATGGCAGCTGAACTCGGAACAATGAAAGTGACCGAACAGATAGACGCCCTTTCCGCGATGGCGATAAATCCATTCAGATTCCTCGTCTTGCCGAGATTTTTAGCGGTAATTTTAATGACTCCAGTGCTGACAATCATATCAGAAATATCCGCCGTCACAGCGGGTTATCTTCTGGCAACCCTTTCTATGGGAATACTCCACGACACTTTCATGTCCGGGATGAAATTCAGCTTTATGCCGGTCGAACTTTTCGGCGGACTTGTCAAAGCTTTTATCTTCGGAATGATAATTTCCATAGCGGGGACTTACACCGGTTTTCACGCCGACGGAGGGGCAAAAGGAGTTGGTCAGGCGACGACGAAAGCGGTTGTTTCGGCGTCTGTTCTCATATTAATAGCTGATTACCTTGTCGCGAGAATATTTTTCAGATGA
- a CDS encoding uracil-DNA glycosylase → MPQKPPIEKDKLIALLEELQEEGVETIPDFQETSTLNVSFNKETELSLINEKIKCCDKCPLSKTRTNPVFGEGSFDSEIVFVGEAPGQEEDLTGKPFVGRAGKLLTDIIEKGMKMSRKDVFICNVLKCRPPGNRDPKPEEVEQCIGYLIDQIHTIDPKVICALGRHAASVLLNKGQKLSDYRGTTHRFESYPVIVTYHPSALLRNPNLKKPTWEDIKILIRIAEGEDPDEIGAW, encoded by the coding sequence ATGCCTCAAAAGCCGCCAATTGAAAAAGACAAACTGATAGCGCTCCTCGAAGAACTCCAAGAAGAGGGCGTAGAAACAATCCCGGATTTTCAAGAAACCTCAACCCTGAATGTTTCGTTTAACAAAGAAACTGAACTGAGCCTGATAAACGAAAAAATTAAATGTTGCGATAAATGCCCTCTCTCAAAAACAAGGACGAATCCAGTTTTCGGGGAAGGCAGTTTCGACTCTGAAATAGTATTCGTCGGAGAAGCGCCGGGTCAAGAAGAAGACCTCACGGGCAAGCCTTTCGTTGGCCGGGCTGGAAAGCTTCTGACAGACATAATTGAAAAAGGTATGAAAATGAGCAGAAAAGATGTTTTTATCTGCAACGTGCTCAAATGCCGCCCTCCCGGAAACAGAGACCCCAAACCTGAAGAAGTGGAGCAATGCATTGGCTATCTTATAGATCAGATTCACACCATAGATCCGAAAGTTATATGCGCCCTTGGCAGGCACGCCGCATCTGTTCTTTTGAACAAAGGACAAAAACTCTCTGATTACAGGGGTACGACACACCGGTTCGAATCTTACCCTGTCATAGTGACTTATCATCCCAGCGCATTGTTGAGAAATCCAAACCTTAAAAAGCCTACCTGGGAAGACATCAAGATTCTCATCAGAATCGCCGAAGGCGAAGACCCTGACGAGATTGGAGCATGGTGA
- the dnaB gene encoding replicative DNA helicase: MVMAAEKRGSLPSSPEAEAAVLASCMLSADACSLAAERLTSEDFYIPAHRIIFQAIMKIFNEISNPVVDLVTVGDEIRRMKKIDEIGGISYLAELEGSLLGTASSNTTEYIKRVKDSSILRKLIDVCQGIISIASTSDMDSEEQLDNAESLIFRIRQERKSSDFDEISDIVHEAIKEVDNLYQNKGKISGIETHYFKLDQITRGLQRQEFIVLAARPGMGKTAFAINIATETAIKNQVPILIFSLEMNSLRIVSRMIASLARVDSQRINTGFISHADFDQLTSAASKIATTDIYIDDSSAMSILELKAKARRKAEDLSKRGKKLGLIIIDYLQLIRYTETRVENRQQEVANISMALKALAKEIDVPVLALSQLSRASEMRTERKPQLSDLRESGAIEQDSDVVMFLHRDYYYTKDEEEKNKAELIIAKNRNGPTDIIKLYWTPEYLRFDSIDISDED; the protein is encoded by the coding sequence ATGGTGATGGCCGCAGAAAAAAGGGGGTCTCTCCCCTCTTCTCCCGAAGCCGAGGCTGCCGTTTTGGCGTCCTGCATGTTGAGCGCCGACGCCTGTTCTCTCGCCGCTGAAAGGCTTACTTCCGAAGATTTTTACATTCCGGCTCACAGAATAATCTTCCAGGCAATTATGAAGATTTTCAACGAGATCTCAAACCCTGTCGTGGATCTCGTGACTGTAGGCGACGAGATACGAAGAATGAAGAAAATCGATGAAATTGGAGGTATTTCTTATCTGGCAGAACTCGAAGGCAGCTTGCTCGGAACAGCTTCGTCAAATACAACCGAGTACATTAAGCGCGTAAAAGATTCTTCAATTCTGAGAAAGCTTATTGACGTTTGCCAGGGAATCATATCGATCGCCTCGACATCCGACATGGATTCTGAAGAACAGCTGGACAACGCAGAAAGCCTGATTTTCAGGATCAGACAGGAAAGAAAATCCTCCGATTTCGACGAGATATCGGACATCGTTCACGAAGCCATAAAAGAAGTCGACAACCTCTACCAAAACAAAGGCAAAATATCAGGGATTGAGACTCATTACTTCAAACTCGATCAGATCACAAGAGGGCTTCAAAGACAGGAATTCATAGTTCTCGCAGCCAGACCAGGGATGGGAAAGACGGCTTTCGCGATCAATATTGCCACTGAAACAGCAATAAAAAATCAAGTTCCAATTCTGATTTTCAGCCTTGAAATGAACAGCCTGAGAATAGTCAGCAGAATGATAGCGAGTCTAGCGAGGGTTGACAGCCAGAGGATAAACACCGGCTTTATATCACACGCGGATTTCGACCAGTTGACAAGCGCGGCTTCGAAAATCGCTACCACTGACATTTACATAGACGATTCTTCGGCGATGTCGATTTTGGAACTCAAGGCAAAAGCAAGGCGTAAAGCGGAAGACTTGAGCAAAAGAGGCAAAAAGCTCGGTCTGATAATAATTGACTACCTTCAGCTTATCAGATACACGGAAACTCGAGTTGAAAACAGACAACAGGAAGTAGCCAATATTTCAATGGCCCTCAAGGCTCTAGCCAAAGAAATCGACGTTCCGGTTCTCGCTCTTTCGCAACTGAGCAGAGCTTCCGAAATGAGAACCGAGAGAAAACCCCAGCTTTCCGATCTTCGTGAATCCGGAGCGATTGAACAAGACTCAGACGTCGTGATGTTTTTACACAGGGACTACTACTACACGAAAGATGAAGAGGAAAAAAATAAAGCAGAACTGATAATAGCAAAAAACCGAAACGGCCCCACAGATATCATTAAATTGTATTGGACACCGGAGTATTTGAGATTCGACTCAATAGACATCTCGGATGAAGACTAA
- a CDS encoding DNA-directed RNA polymerase subunit omega, with protein sequence MDNKNFRIAKDELLENESNLYEITIAAAREAKRINIIAKNRAVQLEEKPLVTAFKKLKKGELNFFYLEEEETEEKQEKTEKKN encoded by the coding sequence TTGGATAATAAAAATTTTAGAATAGCCAAAGATGAACTTCTTGAAAACGAATCAAATTTATACGAAATCACGATAGCAGCCGCGAGAGAGGCAAAGAGGATAAACATAATAGCAAAAAACAGAGCCGTCCAGCTCGAGGAAAAGCCTCTAGTGACAGCTTTTAAAAAATTAAAAAAAGGCGAATTGAACTTTTTCTACCTTGAAGAAGAAGAAACCGAGGAAAAACAAGAAAAGACCGAAAAGAAAAATTGA
- the gmk gene encoding guanylate kinase, whose translation MRKKLMITVSGPSGAGKTTICRELKNRTSGIDYIVSATSRPKRDGETEGQDYFFVTENQFKDKIKKDEFLEWAVVHGFYYGTPLDQVENTLKNDNICLLDLDVQGAAKLLAKYPLAITIFVLPPSPESLELRLKRRGTESSAEYEKRIENAGDELKNIGLYKYAVRNDDIEEALRQIQSIITAEKCLVDAELIKEVESWIIKILE comes from the coding sequence ATGAGAAAAAAACTGATGATAACAGTTTCAGGCCCTTCTGGAGCAGGTAAAACCACAATATGCAGAGAGTTAAAAAACAGAACCTCTGGTATTGATTACATTGTTTCAGCGACATCCCGGCCGAAACGAGACGGTGAAACCGAGGGCCAAGACTATTTTTTCGTGACGGAAAATCAGTTCAAAGATAAAATCAAGAAAGATGAATTTCTTGAATGGGCTGTAGTTCACGGTTTTTATTACGGCACGCCTTTAGATCAGGTTGAAAATACTCTGAAAAATGATAATATATGCCTTCTCGATTTGGACGTACAAGGAGCGGCAAAACTTTTAGCTAAGTACCCGCTGGCCATTACGATTTTTGTCCTTCCGCCTTCTCCCGAATCACTGGAGTTAAGACTCAAAAGGAGGGGAACGGAATCTTCGGCAGAATACGAAAAGAGAATCGAGAACGCAGGGGATGAATTGAAAAATATAGGTTTATACAAATACGCTGTCAGGAACGATGACATCGAAGAAGCTCTTCGCCAGATTCAAAGTATCATAACAGCGGAAAAATGTCTTGTAGACGCTGAATTAATAAAGGAGGTAGAAAGTTGGATAATAAAAATTTTAGAATAG